The following are encoded in a window of Urocitellus parryii isolate mUroPar1 chromosome 7, mUroPar1.hap1, whole genome shotgun sequence genomic DNA:
- the Slc25a19 gene encoding mitochondrial thiamine pyrophosphate carrier isoform X3: MYRTEGPLVFYKGLTPTLIAIFPYAGLQFSCYSSLKHVYEWVMPADRKHSENLKNLLCGCGAGVISKTLTYPLDLFKKRLQVGGFEQARVTFGQVRRYRGLLDCTKQMLQEEGAQGFFKGLSPSLLKAALSTGLVFFWYELVCNFFHCLKRTDS; encoded by the exons ATGTATAGAACTGAGGGACCCTTGGTCTTCTACAAAGGATTGACCCCCACCTTGATCGCCATCTTCCCATATGCTGGGTTACAGTTCTCTTGTTACAGCTCCTTGAAGCACGTCTATGAGTGGGTCATGCCGGCTGATAGAAAGCACAGCG AGAACCTCAAAAACCTGCTTTGTGGCTGTGGAGCCGGAGTCATCAGTAAGACCCTCACCTATCCCCTGGACCTCTTCAAGAAACGGCTGCAGGTTGGAGGGTTTGAGCAGGCCCGAGTTACCTTTGGACAG GTGCGGAGATACAGGGGCCTCTTGGATTGCACCAAGCAGATGCTGCAAGAGGAAGGTGCCCAAGGCTTCTTCAAGGGCCTGTCCCCCAGCCTGCTGAAGGCTGCCCTCTCCACAGGGTTAGTGTTCTTCTGGTATGAGCTTGTCTGTAACTTCTTCCACTGCCTGAAAAGGACGGACAGCTAG